A region from the Sphingopyxis lindanitolerans genome encodes:
- a CDS encoding enoyl-CoA hydratase/isomerase family protein has product MGSITLNRPGKRNAMTPEMFDLFNAAMQSHEADDDVRAILILGEGAAFCAGGDLGMIDAANKGTVDAEALDLDFFQPGLITKPIICGISGACVGEGVAMALASDIVICGRSARFALPEVALGIPPVDIPLLAARRLGANHILEALLTGDWKDSQWADKTGLVNEVVDDEAVIATASALARKVAGLPTSVVALVKSLVYEARGCADPAALRTHGAARRSRLREAARYPFARPMRT; this is encoded by the coding sequence GTGGGCAGCATTACCCTCAACCGTCCCGGCAAGCGCAATGCGATGACGCCGGAGATGTTCGACCTGTTCAATGCAGCGATGCAGTCGCACGAGGCCGACGACGATGTGCGCGCGATCCTGATCCTCGGCGAAGGCGCTGCCTTCTGTGCGGGCGGCGATCTTGGCATGATCGATGCCGCGAACAAGGGGACCGTGGACGCCGAGGCGCTCGATCTCGATTTCTTTCAGCCCGGGCTGATCACCAAGCCTATCATCTGCGGGATCAGCGGGGCATGCGTCGGCGAAGGTGTCGCCATGGCGCTGGCGAGCGACATCGTTATCTGCGGGCGCTCGGCGCGCTTTGCTCTGCCTGAAGTCGCGCTTGGCATTCCTCCCGTCGATATTCCGCTGCTTGCGGCGCGGCGTCTTGGCGCAAACCATATTCTCGAAGCGCTGCTGACCGGCGACTGGAAGGATTCGCAGTGGGCGGACAAGACGGGACTGGTCAACGAGGTCGTCGACGATGAGGCAGTCATTGCGACCGCATCCGCGCTCGCGCGGAAGGTTGCGGGCTTGCCCACATCGGTGGTCGCTCTCGTCAAATCGCTTGTCTATGAGGCGAGAGGCTGCGCCGATCCGGCGGCCCTGCGCACGCATGGTGCCGCGAGGCGGTCGCGCTTGCGCGAGGCCGCCCGCTACCCCTTCGCAAGGCCGATGAGAACATGA
- a CDS encoding DUF3088 family protein — MQPMLYLLKPADEDPPVVCPESALVEGLLVYYPAILDAVGVKRIGFARPRPDLVAALGEAYQGAPVLHFPKGAETPADAEATPEGERFLAGPDAIASYFASLGLAGRLAS, encoded by the coding sequence ATGCAACCAATGCTTTATCTTCTCAAACCTGCGGACGAAGACCCGCCGGTCGTCTGTCCCGAGTCTGCCTTGGTGGAGGGGCTCCTGGTCTATTATCCAGCGATCCTTGATGCCGTAGGTGTGAAGCGCATCGGCTTCGCGCGGCCGCGCCCGGATCTCGTGGCGGCGCTCGGGGAGGCCTATCAGGGTGCGCCCGTCCTGCATTTTCCGAAAGGCGCCGAAACACCTGCCGACGCGGAGGCGACACCTGAAGGCGAGCGTTTTCTGGCGGGGCCGGACGCCATTGCATCCTATTTTGCGAGTCTGGGATTGGCAGGTCGATTGGCATCATGA
- a CDS encoding RidA family protein, giving the protein MTASITRLNPPTMPDAAAAGYSQISIAEAGRIACISGQVAWSSDGSPVPATLGGQAELVVRNAKAALAAIGATANDLMIVRVYLVGLDEARLGELWPHLHELFDGEQPSLTGIGVAALAGPDLQVEIEMTVRVPG; this is encoded by the coding sequence ATGACCGCATCGATTACCCGGCTCAACCCTCCGACCATGCCCGACGCGGCGGCGGCGGGATATTCGCAAATTTCGATCGCCGAGGCAGGCCGGATTGCGTGTATCTCAGGCCAGGTCGCCTGGTCCTCCGATGGCTCTCCCGTGCCTGCAACGCTGGGAGGCCAGGCGGAGCTGGTCGTTCGCAACGCCAAGGCGGCGCTCGCCGCCATCGGCGCCACCGCTAACGATCTCATGATCGTGCGTGTCTATCTGGTCGGTCTCGACGAGGCCCGGCTTGGCGAGCTGTGGCCACATCTTCATGAATTGTTCGACGGCGAGCAGCCGAGTCTCACGGGCATCGGCGTCGCGGCTTTGGCGGGTCCCGATCTCCAGGTCGAAATCGAGATGACGGTGCGCGTGCCGGGCTGA
- a CDS encoding enoyl-CoA hydratase/isomerase family protein, which translates to MTIEVEDLREVHLLRLSNGPANILSVATGVVASLGAALARAQVAPECRGVVMTGARDIFCGGADLGDLGRADDLRALFDAIEWSDIPVVMAIGGPALGGGVELALAGHWRVAVRTAQFALPEAGLGLLPGLGGTQRLPRLVGAERALDFMLSGQRITAEAALAAGLIDAIVDGDVVDAAIRFVRDGRVPLRRTCTRPPPPDAATAAAARRQTLRSSLNRAPERIVDCVANLSTDFAAGLRLEAQWLDELVASDASRGLRHAFFAHRAAMHIPGLDKRRKVGPPATAHILGRCTHARHIAARLKASGVAVSQGEPGEGIGNPELLVMAAEAEGAPEAPVAEAGAITALPRGAAALLGGSGVGDAKADQAAAKQVQFHCVGGGVLMEVIRTPRTAPAALAAMAALGKAMGKTVIMSGDRGGSIFERLAEAYVAPVRSLLATGTPGERIDRAMTRWGMAQGPVAAGLVGSPTAGIALEADMYPSVASDAQIVELCLLHLINEGAHLIAEGVAWRSADIEIVALEGLGFPRERGGPMFEADRIGLPGILARLRTLHAEGKLAREPAALITTLERGSAALAGHDAAAGGTRLHRREKQALS; encoded by the coding sequence ATGACAATCGAAGTCGAGGATCTGCGGGAGGTGCACCTGCTGCGCCTGTCGAACGGGCCGGCCAACATTCTCTCGGTCGCCACCGGGGTCGTCGCGTCGCTGGGGGCCGCGCTGGCCCGCGCCCAGGTCGCACCCGAGTGCCGCGGGGTCGTAATGACCGGCGCCCGCGACATTTTTTGCGGCGGCGCGGATCTTGGCGACCTTGGCCGCGCGGACGATCTGCGCGCGCTGTTCGATGCCATCGAATGGTCCGATATTCCCGTGGTCATGGCGATCGGCGGCCCGGCCCTTGGCGGCGGGGTCGAACTGGCGCTTGCCGGCCACTGGCGCGTCGCCGTGCGAACCGCCCAGTTCGCTCTTCCCGAAGCGGGTCTTGGCCTGCTCCCGGGGCTGGGCGGAACGCAGCGGCTGCCGCGTCTCGTCGGTGCCGAGCGCGCGCTGGACTTCATGTTGTCGGGGCAGCGGATAACCGCCGAGGCCGCGCTCGCCGCAGGGCTGATCGACGCCATCGTCGACGGCGACGTGGTGGACGCCGCGATCCGGTTCGTGCGCGATGGACGGGTGCCGCTGCGCAGGACGTGCACGCGGCCGCCGCCGCCCGATGCCGCGACCGCGGCCGCGGCGCGGCGGCAAACGCTTCGCTCGAGCCTCAACCGGGCGCCCGAGCGCATCGTAGATTGTGTCGCGAACCTGTCGACCGATTTTGCCGCGGGCCTGCGGCTCGAAGCGCAATGGCTCGACGAGCTGGTGGCGTCGGACGCGTCGCGGGGACTGCGGCATGCGTTTTTCGCTCATCGGGCCGCGATGCATATTCCTGGACTGGATAAGCGACGCAAAGTGGGCCCGCCCGCGACGGCGCATATTCTGGGGCGCTGCACGCATGCGCGGCACATCGCGGCCAGATTGAAGGCCTCGGGCGTCGCAGTATCGCAAGGCGAGCCGGGAGAGGGCATTGGCAATCCTGAGTTGCTCGTCATGGCGGCCGAAGCAGAGGGCGCGCCGGAGGCGCCAGTTGCCGAAGCTGGCGCAATTACCGCCTTGCCGCGGGGTGCCGCGGCATTGCTTGGTGGGAGCGGTGTAGGCGATGCGAAAGCCGACCAAGCAGCAGCAAAGCAGGTCCAATTTCATTGCGTCGGCGGGGGCGTGCTGATGGAGGTGATCCGGACCCCGCGCACCGCGCCCGCCGCATTGGCGGCGATGGCCGCCTTGGGCAAGGCGATGGGCAAGACCGTCATCATGTCCGGCGATCGCGGCGGTTCGATTTTCGAGCGGCTGGCTGAGGCCTATGTCGCGCCAGTTCGCTCGCTCTTGGCAACGGGCACGCCAGGAGAGCGCATCGATCGCGCGATGACGCGATGGGGCATGGCGCAAGGACCCGTCGCGGCGGGCTTGGTTGGTTCTCCAACCGCCGGAATAGCCCTCGAGGCGGACATGTATCCCAGCGTGGCGAGCGACGCGCAAATTGTCGAACTCTGTTTGCTTCACCTCATCAACGAAGGTGCGCATCTGATCGCCGAGGGCGTCGCGTGGCGCTCGGCCGACATCGAAATTGTCGCCCTGGAAGGGCTTGGATTCCCGCGCGAGCGCGGCGGACCGATGTTTGAAGCCGATCGGATCGGTCTTCCCGGCATCCTCGCGCGGCTGCGAACGCTTCACGCCGAGGGAAAGCTGGCCCGCGAACCGGCAGCACTGATCACCACGCTTGAACGGGGCAGCGCAGCGCTTGCCGGTCACGACGCCGCGGCAGGCGGAACGAGGCTCCATAGACGTGAGAAACAAGCTTTATCGTAG
- a CDS encoding phenylacetate--CoA ligase family protein, with amino-acid sequence MMQASLHQPELEHLTGEALRDRQLVKLRSQLLRVYRDSPYYRDKFDAAGVDPLRFQGWDDYARYPFFDKEEERLSQERSREVMGHPFGMHVTCDVRDINRVSASSGTTGAPTYIGYTANDRAVSQDHVARMMARAGLVRGDRVLFAGVMSMWIVGIPAVDALLNLGFCVIPIGGLATTERFAQTAIDTRPDMMMCTPSYALHLIKSVPQKTRWRTEEFGIRKLIVFGEPGGGIPEIREQLSAGFGGAEIYDMSGGTGCTNPLGLSCEAHNGIHIFGNDNALMEILDQDLNPLPIENGVEGEVVFTGLVKECQPLIRWRDKDLIRVFTDPCPCGRPGPRIEFRGRIDDMLLVKGVNVFPNAVRDVVAASSDLVGGDIQIMRYSASAVVEAPVDVQVCLKPGVALETRARLAQELEAAIQNKLRFRARVQLVEPDDFSMEYGATGKAKLVRTLDRPGA; translated from the coding sequence ATGATGCAAGCAAGTCTGCACCAACCCGAACTCGAGCATCTGACGGGCGAAGCGCTTCGCGACCGCCAGCTCGTGAAATTGCGCAGCCAGTTGCTGCGCGTCTATCGGGATTCGCCTTATTACCGGGACAAGTTCGATGCGGCGGGGGTGGACCCGCTGCGATTCCAGGGCTGGGACGATTATGCCCGCTATCCCTTTTTCGACAAGGAGGAGGAAAGGCTCAGCCAGGAGCGGTCGCGCGAGGTGATGGGACATCCCTTCGGGATGCATGTGACCTGTGACGTCCGAGACATCAACCGGGTCAGCGCATCTTCCGGAACGACCGGAGCGCCGACCTATATCGGCTATACCGCGAACGACCGCGCGGTGTCGCAGGATCATGTCGCGCGCATGATGGCCCGGGCCGGGCTGGTCCGCGGCGATCGCGTGCTGTTCGCCGGCGTCATGAGCATGTGGATCGTCGGGATCCCGGCGGTGGACGCGCTCCTCAATCTCGGTTTCTGCGTCATCCCGATCGGGGGTCTGGCGACCACCGAGCGCTTCGCGCAGACTGCGATCGACACGCGCCCCGACATGATGATGTGCACACCCTCCTATGCCTTGCACCTGATCAAGTCGGTCCCCCAGAAAACCCGCTGGCGCACCGAGGAATTCGGTATCCGCAAGTTGATCGTCTTCGGCGAGCCGGGCGGCGGTATACCCGAAATCCGCGAACAGCTTTCGGCGGGCTTCGGCGGCGCTGAAATCTACGACATGTCGGGCGGCACCGGCTGTACGAACCCGCTCGGTCTTTCGTGCGAGGCGCACAACGGCATCCATATCTTCGGCAACGACAACGCGCTGATGGAAATATTGGACCAGGACCTCAACCCGCTGCCGATCGAAAACGGGGTCGAGGGGGAAGTGGTATTCACGGGCCTGGTCAAGGAGTGCCAGCCGCTCATCCGGTGGCGCGACAAGGATCTGATCCGGGTCTTCACCGATCCATGCCCGTGCGGGCGTCCGGGACCGCGCATCGAATTTCGCGGACGGATCGACGACATGCTGCTGGTGAAAGGCGTCAATGTCTTTCCCAATGCGGTTCGCGATGTGGTGGCGGCGAGCTCGGACCTCGTCGGCGGCGATATCCAGATAATGCGCTATTCCGCCTCGGCGGTCGTCGAGGCCCCGGTCGATGTCCAGGTGTGCCTGAAGCCCGGAGTCGCGCTGGAGACGCGCGCGCGCCTGGCGCAGGAGCTCGAGGCGGCGATCCAGAACAAGCTTCGCTTTCGCGCCCGCGTCCAACTGGTCGAGCCGGACGATTTCTCGATGGAATATGGGGCGACCGGCAAGGCGAAGCTGGTGCGCACCTTGGACCGACCGGGCGCTTGA
- a CDS encoding LysR family transcriptional regulator encodes MLRANLNDILLFLAIVDAGSFVAGGQAMGLTRSAAGKAVTRLEDRLGVRLLNRTTRTLNLTDEGRIFYDRGLQIVGAIEDAEASVAQQGGKPKGLLRLTVPDAFGRLVVLPLLKQYLADWPDIQVEVSFSDRVADLFEEGFDLAVRIGVTSSDNRLVSRVVAKYRALLCAAPSYLDERGEPTSIDQLLRHDCLFFSSRAQKQSWRLRDAASAWTKVHGQSRLRLDSGEAIRDAALAGLGIGLLPEFLVAADLEAGRLRHVLPGAETDEVKIVTVYPTKRFLEPRVRHFIDLMVAKLAT; translated from the coding sequence GTGTTGCGCGCCAATCTGAACGACATCCTGTTATTTCTCGCTATCGTCGATGCGGGCAGTTTCGTGGCGGGAGGGCAAGCAATGGGCCTGACCCGGTCGGCGGCGGGCAAGGCGGTGACCAGGCTTGAGGATCGGCTGGGCGTTCGCCTGCTCAATCGGACGACGCGCACCCTCAACCTGACCGACGAGGGCCGCATCTTCTACGATCGCGGCTTGCAGATCGTGGGCGCCATCGAGGATGCCGAAGCCAGCGTCGCGCAGCAGGGCGGCAAACCGAAAGGCCTGCTGCGGCTGACCGTGCCCGATGCGTTCGGGCGTCTCGTTGTGCTGCCGCTGCTTAAGCAATATCTCGCCGACTGGCCCGACATCCAGGTTGAGGTCAGCTTCAGCGATCGGGTGGCCGATTTGTTCGAGGAAGGGTTCGACCTCGCCGTCCGCATCGGGGTGACAAGTTCCGACAACCGCCTGGTCAGCCGCGTCGTCGCCAAATATCGGGCGCTCCTCTGCGCTGCGCCCTCCTATCTCGACGAACGCGGCGAACCGACTTCGATCGACCAGTTGTTGCGCCACGACTGCCTGTTTTTCAGCAGCCGCGCTCAAAAGCAGAGCTGGCGCCTGCGCGATGCAGCGAGCGCCTGGACGAAAGTCCATGGGCAAAGCCGTTTGCGCCTCGACAGCGGCGAGGCCATTCGCGACGCTGCTCTTGCCGGTCTCGGGATCGGACTGCTCCCGGAATTTCTGGTCGCCGCGGATCTCGAAGCGGGGCGGCTGCGTCATGTCCTGCCGGGCGCCGAGACCGACGAGGTCAAGATCGTCACCGTCTATCCCACCAAGCGCTTCCTCGAGCCCCGCGTCCGGCACTTCATCGACCTGATGGTGGCGAAGCTCGCGACCTGA
- a CDS encoding SDR family oxidoreductase — MASLKNKTLFISGGSRGIGLAIALRAARDGANIAIAAKTSDPHPTLPGTIHSAAAAIRDAGGQALPILCDIREEEQVERAVDDTVRAFGGIDICINNASAIRLTGILDTPVKRFDLMNGVNGRGTFLVSQKCLPHLLKAENPHILAISPPLHLEERWFAPHVAYSMAKYAMSLVILGVAGEYRGRIGVNALWPRTAIATAAMAEFKPAVGQGALRSPEIMADAAHLVLTGKASETTGNFFIDDELLAAHGIDDLSGYAAPGIADIDIVPDFFVPSLRELRGLPDPDNPYRP; from the coding sequence ATGGCTTCGCTCAAAAACAAGACTCTCTTCATTAGCGGCGGCTCGCGCGGCATTGGGCTTGCGATTGCGCTGCGCGCCGCGCGCGACGGCGCGAATATCGCGATTGCCGCAAAGACGAGCGATCCCCATCCGACGCTTCCGGGCACGATCCACAGCGCCGCCGCAGCGATCCGCGACGCCGGCGGACAGGCTCTGCCGATCCTGTGCGATATCCGCGAGGAGGAACAGGTGGAGCGCGCGGTCGACGACACCGTCCGCGCCTTTGGCGGAATCGACATTTGCATCAACAACGCGAGCGCGATCCGGCTGACGGGGATACTCGACACGCCGGTCAAGCGCTTCGACCTGATGAACGGCGTCAACGGGCGCGGCACATTTCTGGTCAGCCAGAAATGCCTGCCACATCTGCTGAAAGCAGAAAACCCGCACATCCTGGCGATATCCCCGCCGCTGCATCTGGAGGAGCGCTGGTTCGCCCCCCATGTCGCCTATAGCATGGCCAAATATGCGATGAGCCTCGTGATCCTCGGCGTCGCCGGCGAGTATCGCGGCCGGATCGGCGTCAACGCGCTGTGGCCGCGGACCGCGATCGCGACCGCAGCGATGGCGGAGTTCAAGCCCGCAGTCGGGCAAGGCGCGCTGCGCTCGCCCGAAATCATGGCCGATGCCGCGCACCTTGTCCTGACCGGCAAGGCGAGCGAGACAACCGGCAATTTCTTTATCGACGACGAATTGCTCGCCGCGCATGGCATCGACGATCTTTCCGGCTATGCAGCGCCGGGAATAGCCGACATCGACATCGTGCCCGATTTCTTCGTCCCCAGCCTGCGCGAGCTGCGCGGCCTTCCCGATCCCGACAATCCCTATCGCCCTTAG
- a CDS encoding acyl-CoA dehydrogenase has product MASYVPPVADYRFLLEKVLGFEQAMSELGRDVDVDLAAAVLEEAGRLCADRLHPLNREGDEQGSRLVDGAVETPSGFAAAYRDFAAAGWPALSADPEHGGQGLPLIVQLWADEMMSATNLSFGLCPSLTRGACEALAAHADAELKARWLSPLVRGEWTGAMALTESAAGSDLSLLITRAEPCGDGSYRVSGSKIFISSGDHDYGGNIVHLVLARLADAPPGVKGISLFLVPKFLPDAAGDFCLRNAMSVGALEKKMGMHAQPTCLMNYDGATGWLIGQPHRGLAAMFTMMNTERLMCGVQGLGVAGGAYQQALAYASERRQGRSADGASAPVAIIEHADVRRMLLSIRSFVEGARALVGWCALQVDRARHHPDPAERARADHVAALLTPVIKAGFTDMGFESAVAAQQIFGGHGYIREWGMEQYVRDVRIAQIYEGTNGIQALDLVTRKLPLEAGTVVSSLFASLESELRAATGLYVADRTLAALGLLRGVTARVREAPAEIAGAVAADYLRLFALVLLGWMWSRMAACAASEPAFAAKLGVADFFARRMLSQTEGLAAGIAAAIEGGEMLAADAF; this is encoded by the coding sequence TTGGCGAGCTATGTTCCTCCAGTCGCGGATTATCGCTTTCTCCTCGAGAAGGTGCTGGGGTTCGAACAAGCGATGTCCGAGCTGGGCCGCGATGTCGACGTCGATCTGGCCGCGGCCGTTCTGGAGGAGGCAGGCCGACTGTGCGCCGACCGGCTGCATCCGCTCAACCGCGAGGGGGACGAACAGGGTAGCCGCCTGGTCGACGGAGCGGTCGAGACGCCGTCCGGTTTTGCCGCGGCCTATCGCGATTTTGCCGCCGCCGGATGGCCGGCACTCAGCGCCGACCCCGAGCATGGCGGGCAAGGCCTGCCGCTTATCGTTCAGCTTTGGGCCGACGAGATGATGTCGGCCACCAATCTGTCATTCGGCCTCTGCCCGAGCCTGACGCGCGGGGCCTGCGAGGCGCTGGCCGCGCACGCCGATGCCGAGCTCAAGGCGCGCTGGCTCTCGCCGCTCGTGCGCGGCGAATGGACCGGCGCGATGGCCCTGACCGAAAGCGCGGCGGGATCCGATCTGTCGCTTCTGATAACCCGGGCGGAACCGTGCGGAGACGGCAGCTATCGGGTCAGCGGCAGCAAGATTTTCATTTCCTCCGGCGATCATGACTATGGCGGAAATATCGTCCATCTCGTGCTCGCGCGGCTCGCCGATGCGCCGCCGGGCGTGAAGGGGATCAGCCTGTTCCTCGTGCCGAAATTCCTGCCCGACGCCGCGGGCGACTTCTGCCTTCGCAACGCCATGTCCGTCGGCGCGCTGGAAAAGAAAATGGGGATGCACGCTCAGCCGACCTGCCTGATGAATTATGACGGCGCGACCGGTTGGCTGATCGGCCAGCCGCATCGCGGCCTCGCTGCGATGTTCACCATGATGAACACCGAACGGCTGATGTGCGGGGTGCAGGGGCTGGGGGTTGCGGGCGGCGCTTATCAGCAGGCCCTGGCCTATGCCAGCGAGCGGCGCCAGGGGCGGAGTGCCGACGGCGCTTCGGCGCCGGTCGCGATCATCGAGCACGCCGACGTGCGCCGCATGCTGCTTTCGATCCGGTCCTTCGTCGAGGGTGCGCGCGCGCTGGTCGGCTGGTGTGCGTTGCAGGTCGATCGCGCGCGGCATCATCCAGACCCTGCTGAACGCGCGCGCGCCGACCATGTCGCGGCGCTGCTGACGCCCGTCATCAAGGCGGGCTTTACCGACATGGGTTTCGAAAGCGCCGTTGCGGCGCAGCAGATTTTCGGTGGCCACGGCTACATCCGCGAGTGGGGGATGGAGCAATATGTTCGCGACGTCCGCATCGCGCAGATCTATGAGGGCACCAACGGAATCCAGGCGCTGGACCTCGTCACCCGCAAATTGCCGCTCGAAGCCGGGACCGTCGTCAGCAGCCTCTTCGCGTCTCTCGAGTCCGAACTTCGTGCAGCGACGGGATTATATGTGGCCGACCGCACCCTCGCGGCCCTCGGCCTGCTGCGCGGCGTCACGGCGCGAGTGCGCGAGGCCCCCGCTGAAATCGCCGGCGCGGTCGCCGCGGATTATTTGCGCCTCTTCGCGCTGGTCTTGCTGGGGTGGATGTGGTCGCGGATGGCGGCCTGCGCGGCATCCGAGCCGGCATTCGCGGCCAAGCTCGGGGTCGCCGATTTCTTCGCGCGCCGGATGCTTTCTCAGACCGAGGGGCTCGCCGCCGGCATCGCAGCGGCGATCGAAGGCGGCGAGATGCTTGCCGCCGATGCTTTCTGA